aaacatttatttggcaATTGACATTGTCAAGggaaaatttatattagttgcctaaattttttataatctatagCTTACGCTGTGAATTGATTTTTGTTGTGCTCCACAATCCACATGACTGAGATTCTTCACTTTGAgattccaaaataatataatttatttactttttttaataggCCAACAACGCAGCCGAATGCTGGCAACATTGTTTAAAGATGAAAGATGCCAAAGCCTACCAGAATTCTCAATccttgaaaaaatgtatttagatcGCATAATTCGACCTAATGAAATTGCTCAATTAGATGCAATGTTACAACCACATCAGAAGGCAACAACAGTAGATGGTAATTATTTGCCATGACACAATAAAatcacattacatttttatatattataggttcaACTATATTGAATCGGGCTATCATTGAACACAACTTATTATCGGCAagtaaactttataaaaatatgaaaatcgtAGAACTTGGCCGTTTGTTGGGCATTGAACCAATTAAAGCAGAAAAAATTGCAGGACAAATGATATCTGAAGGACGGATGGAAGGTTCAATCGATCAAGTAGACTCTTATGTCCACTTTAAgtgtaagtaatttatttgttttgaccCATGTTCTTTAGCTCATATTAAGTACATGGATTTTTTTACAGCTCAAAAATTATTGCCAACCTGGGATAAGAAAATTGAAGCTCTGTGCTATCATGTCAATCACATAATTGAACTCATGTCTGCAGATCCAAAAGTACGTGAATGGATGAATAAACATTTAGATGATCAAATGACATTATAACGAGAGCaactgatataaattatatttttcctaattaattttaaacaaatacacTGAATTTTAATGTAGTAAAAATACTCTTatgattatgtttaataatcCTACGTTTACTGACAATACATTTTGTCTACATAACGTACAATAAGTTTGGCATGTGTTTTTCGCTTACAAAGCAAGTTCCAAGCCGATACCAAATTTGTGACCTCCCTGGTTGAACTGACGACATTCCAATAAGCTGGCCAATGTCAGTGTAacacctaaaataaaattaatgttacttataattttattatttatgtaatgacAAATTATGGTTAACATACCATCTTTGATTTTAATACCAGAACCTAGGCACAACTGACTCTTGTTATTGATCTTGGCTCGCAACTTAACATCTTTGTTCAGTTGGTATTGGGAACCAACAGCAAGTGAAGAATCATTGTTTTCAGATGACCAAGAAACTTGCAAACCCAAATCTAATTGATCAGATAATTTTTGGAAAACTGAGCCACCAAACAACTTGTTATCATTTCTGtagaacatataataattaataataaagacaGTTTAATTTAAGGCTATTTAACTTACACTGTGGTGGTAAACACAAATTGTTTAGCTACATAGCTGAGAGCAAGATTGTTAGACTGTAATGAATTGTCGCcggtattatatttaacattgaaACCTCCCAACCAtcctaaaaaaaacaatatattaattagttatacttagtatttaaatacatgacATAGAATTTATATACCATTGTAAGCAACTACGGCTGAAGCATTAATAACAGGTTTCAGTGCTTTAAACTCAGTGTCCAAGTTGAGTGAGACATAATCATTTTTGTATTCAGACTTCACTCTCGCAGACTTAGTtctttggaaaattaaaattaggtacaatatattaaattgtattgaaatttatttaaacttacTGTTTCTTGCGGTCAAATGTACCATCAGTTGTAAGCTTGACACCAGGTAACAATCCGCTTATAGAAGCTTCAGTAGTCATAACATCATTTGTGTTCCATTTCTCAACCAATGTAAAtacttaacaaattaaaatttattaaaaattgaacacaATTTGCTGACATTTAAGTATGGTAAATTAATTAGGCAGGTAGTGTATgtgcaaataatatatcaagtatactggaaataaattattatatatactgagAATTAATTTGGCATATTCATCGAcatcaatttaaattgttagaCTAACGAGATAAGGGGAAGTATGAAAATGCTAAATGACCTTTAATTGGGAATGACTCACAGTATTTAGATTTGTTAATCACATATTTGGTTTCCAAATTGGCGTTCACAGCGCCCGAGACCAAATGCTGAGTACCACCAGCCTTGATTTCCACGTTTTGATTGGTCTTCAGGTCTAACTTGAGCACGTCGAAAACATAACCAGTGTTGAACACGTCGCGTGCGGCTTTGCCGAGATCACTGTATGAAGGAGGAGCCATCTTTATTGGTATCTTAAGCGGAGTTCTGAAAGAAAcggaatgaaaaataaaataatattattttcacgacAAAAAAAGTTAATGCAATTTCTCAAAGCCCCGTTAACGCGGTTGTCAAGTGAACGGTGGAGAAAGTGTGCGGGGGAATGTCATTTCGACGACACTAAATCGCATTACCGGCCACAAGCCTTAGAAGGTCGGACGGCAATTGAGTTACAAAATTCGGTTTTGGGTACGGGCTATTGGTATGACTTACCTTTGAATATTCAAGAGAGTCCAAAAATGGTTCAAACACCAAAAACTGCAAGTTTAGAGTTGAGGAGGTGTGCACGAGCAGTGGGAAAATGAAGAGAATTAAAAATGAAGTTTCGGTAATCGGCG
Above is a window of Metopolophium dirhodum isolate CAU chromosome 3, ASM1992520v1, whole genome shotgun sequence DNA encoding:
- the LOC132942007 gene encoding voltage-dependent anion-selective channel-like, producing MAPPSYSDLGKAARDVFNTGYVFDVLKLDLKTNQNVEIKAGGTQHLVSGAVNANLETKYVINKSKYLFTLVEKWNTNDVMTTEASISGLLPGVKLTTDGTFDRKKQTKSARVKSEYKNDYVSLNLDTEFKALKPVINASAVVAYNGWLGGFNVKYNTGDNSLQSNNLALSYVAKQFVFTTTVNDNKLFGGSVFQKLSDQLDLGLQVSWSSENNDSSLAVGSQYQLNKDVKLRAKINNKSQLCLGSGIKIKDGVTLTLASLLECRQFNQGGHKFGIGLELAL